The archaeon BMS3Bbin15 DNA segment AGGCTTACCGATGAGTTTCCAGATATTATGGAATACGCCCTGTATGTAAAGCACAGAGAAATCATGAGAGACAACCGCACCATCTGTTCCTCTGAACCTTTCGAATATATTATTAAAATAGTAGCGGATGCCATTGTAAAGGGAGAAATAAGGGATATGGACCCACTGCTGGCAACCGCAACTTTAATGGGACTTCCAATCAGGCTTATAACCCTGAAGCTGGACGGTGTTATTCAGGATAATCTTTTAAATTATGTCGGTGAAACTCTTGATTCCTGCTGGAGGGCACTAAGAAGATAATTTCAAGTTTATTTTAACAGGTTATTTAAATATTATAATATTGCAGAACGAATGTTCGTTCGATAGGAGGTAAAGATATGAGTAAACTGGCAATAATTGTAAGGGAAGATGCATACGA contains these protein-coding regions:
- the bm3R1 gene encoding HTH-type transcriptional repressor Bm3R1, which translates into the protein MDTETKSKIIKTARRLFTRKGYFNTSIRDISGEAGLSIGAIYHYFNGKEDIAEYLYTDTLQFLMKNLKEALGDEKDVKEKFKRIIELFYRLTDEFPDIMEYALYVKHREIMRDNRTICSSEPFEYIIKIVADAIVKGEIRDMDPLLATATLMGLPIRLITLKLDGVIQDNLLNYVGETLDSCWRALRR